In Chitinophagaceae bacterium, the DNA window TTGTAAGTAAAATGAAAGATAATGAACTGGCTGAAATCAGAAATCAGGAAATTGGGTTTATTTTTCAAACATTTAATCTCTTACCTCGTTTGACAGCATTGGAAAATGTAGCACTTCCAATGATTTATGCAGGCATGGGAGCGTCAAAAAGAAAAGAAAAAGCAAAAAATGTATTAGGCATGGTGGGTTTGTCTGACAGAATGCATCACAAACCAAGTGAACTCTCCGGTGGACAAAGACAAAGAGTAGCTATTGCCAGAGCACTGGTAAACGACCCTTCAATTATCTTAGCAGATGAACCAACCGGAAACCTTGACAGTAAGACCTCTGATGAAATAATGGGAATTTTTGATGTGATTCACAAAGAAGGAAATACCGTTATTTTGGTTACTCACGAGGAAGAAATAGCGACCTATTCGAATAGGATTATTCGTTTAAGAGACGGGTTGATCGAAAGTGATGTAAACAGGTTGAATAATTAAGATAAAGTGTTAATTTTTAATCTTCTTCAATTATTTTTAACTATTATGAACTTTTTCCACGGCTACTTTATTACAGAAGAAAATCTATTTATACACGAGATTGGATTTAAAGAAGTTAATTAATATGAAAATATATACGAAAACAGGCGATAAAGGAAAAACAAGTCTGCTTGGCGGCACTAAAGTTCCCAAATACCATTTACGAATTGAAGCTTACGGAACCATCGATGAACTGAATGCACACTTAGGAATGATTATGAGTTTTGATGAAAAAAAATTAGTGAGCGAAAAACTACGGCTAATTCAAGACAGATTATTTACCATTGGATCTTCCTTAGCAGCTGACCCCGAAAAAACTAAAATGGTGATTCCTGATTTAAAAGAGGAGGATATTACTTTTTTAGAAAATGAAATAGATAAAATGGAATCGGAATTGCCAAGCTTGAAAAATTTTATTTTGCCCGGCGGAAACTCTTTAAGTGCTTCAATACACATAGCCAGATGCGTTTGCAGACGGGCAGAAAGAAATGTTGTGCATCTTTCTGAAGAACATTTTACAGAAACTAAAGTTATTATCTACCTAAATAGGTTGAGTGATTATTTATTTGTCTTATCTCGTTGGATAACCTTTACTTACGGACTGGAAGAAATTAACTGGACACCCAGAAAATAATTTTTTTATAATTTTTTGCTTTACAAGTTGATTATCTGAACTTAAATTTTATTTTTGCACCTCATTAAAAAATGCATAGTATATGTATTGGACTTTAGAACTTGCTTCACATTTAGAAGATGCCCCATGGCCGGCTACAAAAGACGAACTTATAGATTACGCTATTCGCTCGGGTGCTCCTATTGAAGTAATAGAAAATCTTCAGGAACTCGAAGACGAAGGTGAAATCTATGAAGGGATTGAAGATATATGGCCGGATTACCCTACAACTGATGATTTCTTCTTCGATGAAGAGGAGTATTAGGGATATTTTTTCTTTTTTAAAAGTGTCTTTCTTTTAAGCTTTTTTTCTTACTAATCTGAAAAGAATTTCTTCAGCAAAACTGTTGCACATTCCAAATCAATCGGGGATGTGATTTTGATATTCATCTCGTTTCCTTCAATCAGAGAAATTTTTCCAATTTGATTCTCATAAACAGAAGCATCGTCTGTAAACTCAGCTTTGTAGTCTGGCTCGTAAGCCTTTTGTATTAAATCTGCTTTAAAAAATTGAGGGGTTTGAACTGTTTTATACAATTCCCTTTTAACCGCAAAATTGTTACTATTTTCAACCTTTCTGAGACTTGAAGTAATTGAAATGACAGGAATTACTGCTTGCTTTGCCTTAACGGTTTCCCAACCCTTTTCCAGAAGCTCTTTTTTAACAAAAGGTCTGGCACCATCATGAATAGCAATATACTCAACATCAGTATCCAAATTTTTCAAGCCATTTTTTACAGACTCAAATCTACTTTCACCACCCTCAACTAAAGTTACATTTTCCAACAGAGCAGGAAATTCTGCTTTCATTGCCGAATAATAGGTAAAGTGAGTCTTCCCAATGACTAAAATAATTTGGGAAGTAGGGTCAGCTGCTTTAATATGCTTTAATGTAAAATATATGACAGGCTTTCCGGTAGTTAATTCAAGAAACTGTTTCGGAATATTTCCTCCCATTCTAATACCGCTACCTCCGGCAACAATTATGATAGCTCTTTTCATAAGTCTGCGTTTAAAAGAACATCAAACCTTAGGCATGCACTAAGGCATGGACTTTAGATTTTAACAGCTGTTAAATAATCAGCATTGCATCTCCATAACTAAAGAAGCGATATTTTTCTTTTATAGCCTCTTGATAGGCCTCCATTATCATATCATAATCTGCAAATGAAGCCACCATAATCAACAAGCTTGATTTCGGAAGATGGAAATTCGTTAATAAAGAGTTTGCAATAGAAAAATCATAAGGAGGATGGCAAAATAAGTTTGTCCAACCCTGATCCACTTTTAATCTGCGAGATGCTGAAACTGCTGATTCAATAGCTCTCATGGATGTAGTTCCAATAGCGCAAATTTTCTTATTTTTATCTTTAGCAGTATTCACAATTTCTGCTGTAGACTCATTAATTTGAAAAAACTCTGAGTCCATTTTATGTTTGGAAAGATCCTCTACTTCAATATCTCTGAAAGTTCCTAAACCAACATGAAGAGTCACTTCTGCAAAATTAACCCCTTCAAGCTCCAGTCTTTTCATTACTTCTCTGCTAAAGTGTAAACCGGCTGTCGGAGCGGCAACGGCACCTTCCTCTTTTGCAAATATAGTTT includes these proteins:
- a CDS encoding DUF2795 domain-containing protein, yielding MYWTLELASHLEDAPWPATKDELIDYAIRSGAPIEVIENLQELEDEGEIYEGIEDIWPDYPTTDDFFFDEEEY
- a CDS encoding 2-C-methyl-D-erythritol 4-phosphate cytidylyltransferase, whose protein sequence is MKRAIIIVAGGSGIRMGGNIPKQFLELTTGKPVIYFTLKHIKAADPTSQIILVIGKTHFTYYSAMKAEFPALLENVTLVEGGESRFESVKNGLKNLDTDVEYIAIHDGARPFVKKELLEKGWETVKAKQAVIPVISITSSLRKVENSNNFAVKRELYKTVQTPQFFKADLIQKAYEPDYKAEFTDDASVYENQIGKISLIEGNEMNIKITSPIDLECATVLLKKFFSD
- a CDS encoding cob(I)yrinic acid a,c-diamide adenosyltransferase; protein product: MKIYTKTGDKGKTSLLGGTKVPKYHLRIEAYGTIDELNAHLGMIMSFDEKKLVSEKLRLIQDRLFTIGSSLAADPEKTKMVIPDLKEEDITFLENEIDKMESELPSLKNFILPGGNSLSASIHIARCVCRRAERNVVHLSEEHFTETKVIIYLNRLSDYLFVLSRWITFTYGLEEINWTPRK
- the queA gene encoding tRNA preQ1(34) S-adenosylmethionine ribosyltransferase-isomerase QueA, which gives rise to MKLSQFDYDLPKSLIAQYPTQERDESRLMVLNRKTGSIEHKVFKDLLSYFTDGDVMIVNNTKVFPARLFGRKEKTGAKIEVFLLRELNREMKLWDVLVDPARKIRVGNKLYFGDDGEIVAEVIDNTTSRGRTIRFLDERPYEIFKEMLFSYGETPLPMYIKRRPEGDDKDRYQTIFAKEEGAVAAPTAGLHFSREVMKRLELEGVNFAEVTLHVGLGTFRDIEVEDLSKHKMDSEFFQINESTAEIVNTAKDKNKKICAIGTTSMRAIESAVSASRRLKVDQGWTNLFCHPPYDFSIANSLLTNFHLPKSSLLIMVASFADYDMIMEAYQEAIKEKYRFFSYGDAMLII
- a CDS encoding ABC transporter ATP-binding protein, translated to MAAQSMIFIEDIKKIYILGSEVINALAGVDLTIEKNEYVALMGPSGSGKSTLMNILGCLDTPSSGNYYLNNTLVSKMKDNELAEIRNQEIGFIFQTFNLLPRLTALENVALPMIYAGMGASKRKEKAKNVLGMVGLSDRMHHKPSELSGGQRQRVAIARALVNDPSIILADEPTGNLDSKTSDEIMGIFDVIHKEGNTVILVTHEEEIATYSNRIIRLRDGLIESDVNRLNN